Proteins encoded by one window of Desulfovibrio inopinatus DSM 10711:
- a CDS encoding CatB-related O-acetyltransferase, translated as MHGPQPTSKHPMEGFPQVSFIKNYCSNPNVIIGDYTYYDDPNGPERFFENILYHFDFIGDKLIIGKYCAIARKTTFIMNGGSHGLGAFSTYPFFIFGSGWEEGVPEKHLFPDVQDTVIGNDVWLGYNATIMPGVHLGHGCVVGAQSVVTKDFSPYSIVAGNPAKLIRPRFQNDVVDALLQISWWNWSPEKVTRNLKAIVGCDLDALVNAQ; from the coding sequence ATGCATGGACCGCAGCCCACTTCAAAACATCCAATGGAAGGATTTCCACAGGTCAGTTTCATCAAGAATTATTGTAGCAATCCCAACGTCATTATTGGTGACTATACGTACTATGATGACCCGAATGGACCAGAACGATTTTTTGAAAATATTTTGTATCATTTTGATTTTATAGGCGATAAACTTATTATCGGGAAGTATTGCGCCATTGCGAGGAAAACCACGTTTATCATGAATGGAGGAAGTCATGGACTTGGTGCTTTTTCAACCTACCCATTTTTTATTTTTGGCTCCGGATGGGAGGAAGGGGTTCCTGAGAAGCATCTTTTTCCCGACGTGCAAGATACCGTTATTGGGAACGATGTTTGGTTAGGGTATAATGCCACGATTATGCCAGGAGTTCACCTCGGTCATGGGTGCGTTGTTGGAGCGCAATCCGTTGTCACGAAAGACTTTTCTCCATACAGCATTGTTGCTGGCAACCCTGCAAAGTTGATACGTCCTCGATTTCAAAATGATGTTGTTGACGCTCTGCTGCAAATTTCCTGGTGGAACTGGAGCCCCGAAAAAGTCACACGAAATTTGAAAGCTATTGTTGGATGTGATCTCGATGCGCTTGTGAACGCACAGTGA
- a CDS encoding NAD(P)-dependent oxidoreductase: MDRTIGWIGTGVMGASMCMHLMKAGHEAFVYNRTKSKAEALLNEGAVWCESPAQVARNADVIFTIVGYPSDVEQTILGTDGVLQHADASKIIVDMTTSEPALAERIFQEAARKGVEALDAPVSGGDVGAREAKLAIMVGGERETFDKVKDLLDVMGTNVQYRGKAGSGQHTKMCNQILIAGTMIGVVESLFYAYKSGMDLNEVIDVIGTGAASSVCINVLGRRIANGDFDPGFFIKHFVKDMGIALAEAKRMQFALPGLALAHQFYVSAMALGYEDLGTQGLYKVFEKMNGE, encoded by the coding sequence ATGGACAGAACGATAGGATGGATTGGAACCGGTGTCATGGGCGCTTCCATGTGCATGCATCTCATGAAAGCAGGGCATGAGGCCTTTGTTTACAACCGTACCAAATCTAAGGCCGAGGCTCTTCTTAACGAAGGCGCTGTCTGGTGTGAATCACCTGCACAGGTCGCACGAAATGCCGACGTCATCTTTACGATTGTAGGCTACCCATCGGATGTCGAACAGACCATTCTAGGGACAGATGGCGTCTTGCAGCATGCTGATGCCAGTAAAATCATTGTGGATATGACGACATCAGAGCCAGCACTGGCGGAGCGTATCTTTCAGGAAGCCGCTCGCAAAGGCGTGGAAGCATTGGATGCTCCTGTTTCCGGTGGTGACGTCGGAGCGCGTGAAGCAAAGTTGGCTATCATGGTTGGAGGAGAGCGAGAAACGTTTGACAAAGTGAAAGACCTTTTGGATGTGATGGGTACCAACGTCCAATACAGAGGAAAAGCGGGGAGCGGGCAGCACACCAAAATGTGCAATCAGATCCTTATCGCCGGAACCATGATCGGAGTGGTTGAATCCTTGTTTTATGCATACAAATCGGGCATGGATTTGAATGAGGTTATCGATGTTATAGGGACAGGGGCCGCATCGTCTGTCTGTATCAATGTACTTGGTCGTCGGATAGCCAATGGAGACTTTGATCCCGGTTTTTTCATCAAGCATTTCGTCAAGGATATGGGAATTGCATTGGCAGAGGCAAAGCGGATGCAATTCGCCCTCCCTGGCTTGGCTCTTGCGCATCAATTCTATGTTTCGGCTATGGCCCTGGGCTATGAAGATCTTGGAACACAAGGGCTCTATAAAGTTTTTGAAAAAATGAATGGCGAATAG